In Paractinoplanes brasiliensis, the following proteins share a genomic window:
- a CDS encoding dioxygenase family protein: MTDSGESLTEEAVRRWGTAHPPRMAELMTGLVRHLHAFAREVDLTTDEWMTAMDWLTRTGRISDDKRQEFILASDVLGLSSLVVQLDQKSDERATPATVLGPFHIDGSPVVESGFDMSEGLSGTPLFIVGRVTDLYGRPVPSAVLDVWQADVDGAYESQLADIDEARLRAQYRAGADGKYCVRTIAPLGYTIPMDGPVGELISRTGISPYRPAHIHFLVDQPGYRRLVTHLFPAGTDHLDSDVVFGVKDALVTPFVEYQPGPGPDGTIMDRPFLVTHYDFVLAPASS; the protein is encoded by the coding sequence ATGACCGACTCCGGCGAGAGCCTCACCGAGGAAGCTGTCCGGCGCTGGGGCACTGCTCACCCGCCCCGCATGGCAGAGCTGATGACCGGGCTGGTAAGGCATTTGCACGCCTTCGCGCGCGAGGTCGACCTCACCACCGACGAGTGGATGACCGCGATGGACTGGCTGACCCGCACCGGGCGGATCAGCGACGACAAGCGCCAGGAGTTCATCCTTGCCTCCGACGTGCTGGGGCTCAGCTCCCTGGTGGTGCAGCTCGACCAGAAGTCCGACGAGCGGGCCACTCCGGCGACCGTGCTGGGACCGTTCCACATCGACGGATCGCCGGTGGTCGAATCCGGGTTCGACATGTCGGAGGGGCTTTCCGGCACCCCGCTGTTCATCGTCGGACGGGTGACCGACCTCTACGGCCGACCGGTGCCGTCGGCCGTGCTGGACGTGTGGCAGGCCGACGTCGACGGGGCGTACGAGTCACAGCTGGCCGATATCGACGAGGCCCGGCTGCGCGCCCAGTACCGGGCCGGAGCGGACGGGAAGTACTGCGTCCGCACGATCGCCCCGCTGGGTTACACCATCCCGATGGACGGACCGGTCGGCGAGCTGATCAGCCGGACCGGGATCAGCCCGTACCGTCCGGCGCACATCCACTTCCTGGTCGACCAGCCCGGCTACCGCAGACTGGTCACCCATCTGTTCCCGGCGGGCACCGACCATCTGGACTCGGATGTGGTGTTCGGGGTGAAGGACGCGTTGGTGACCCCGTTCGTCGAGTACCAGCCCGGACCGGGCCCGGACGGGACGATCATGGACCGACCCTTCCTGGTCACGCACTACGACTTCGTGCTGGCGCCGGCGTCGTCATAG
- a CDS encoding sigma-70 family RNA polymerase sigma factor yields the protein MSSATSVLERDVTAPRECNAESHMHEIHRNNGNALLHFLRGLVSPGASHTAEDLVQETMLRAWRSLDAVPVEPESQRRWLFTVARRLAIDAYRKRQARPVEVSLVDTEPAGSGSGAAETVIAKLTLRHAISDLSVAHRSVLVELYIDGRSLDEVASRLGIPVGTVKSRAHYAMQSLRDALVNG from the coding sequence ATGAGCAGCGCTACCAGCGTTTTGGAACGCGACGTCACGGCCCCTCGGGAATGCAACGCCGAGAGCCACATGCACGAGATCCACCGCAACAACGGCAACGCGCTTCTGCATTTCCTGCGCGGTCTGGTGTCGCCGGGCGCCTCGCACACCGCGGAGGATCTGGTGCAGGAGACGATGCTCCGGGCCTGGCGCAGCCTCGACGCCGTACCGGTCGAGCCTGAGTCGCAACGACGCTGGCTGTTCACGGTGGCCCGACGTCTGGCCATCGATGCCTACCGCAAGCGCCAGGCCCGCCCGGTCGAGGTCAGCCTGGTCGACACCGAGCCGGCGGGGTCGGGCAGCGGGGCCGCGGAGACCGTGATCGCCAAGCTCACCCTGCGCCACGCCATCAGTGACCTGAGCGTCGCGCACCGGTCCGTCCTGGTGGAGCTGTACATCGACGGCCGCAGCCTCGACGAGGTGGCGAGCCGGCTCGGCATCCCGGTCGGCACGGTCAAATCACGGGCGCACTACGCCATGCAGAGTCTGCGCGATGCGCTGGTCAACGGCTGA
- a CDS encoding GntR family transcriptional regulator: MTASHKRCGIYCMPVPEHTGVIPRSLLRENAYRSIRDAIVDGTLAPGERLNDAELAQWLGVSRTPVREALTRLEEAGLVHTKPGRYTMVSPIDARAARAAQTVTAAMHELAVREAVPQFSSVEIAAMRAANERFAEALERDDVNAAIASDDEFHGVAVIASANPALRAVLEQFTPVLRRMERLRFSSWRGRDSVALHDRIITLCETGDAEAAATAARDNWLSLDEAFDLDPAPGSAD, from the coding sequence TTGACGGCATCCCACAAGCGGTGTGGAATATATTGCATGCCAGTTCCTGAGCACACGGGCGTGATCCCGCGGTCCTTACTGCGTGAGAACGCCTACCGGTCGATCCGGGACGCGATCGTCGACGGGACTCTGGCCCCGGGCGAGCGCCTGAACGACGCGGAACTGGCCCAGTGGCTGGGGGTGAGTCGTACCCCGGTGCGCGAGGCGCTGACCCGGCTCGAGGAAGCCGGTCTGGTACACACCAAACCAGGCCGGTACACGATGGTCAGCCCGATTGACGCACGGGCCGCGCGCGCCGCCCAGACGGTCACGGCGGCGATGCACGAACTCGCCGTCCGCGAGGCCGTGCCGCAGTTCTCATCCGTCGAGATCGCGGCCATGCGGGCGGCCAACGAACGTTTCGCCGAGGCGCTCGAACGCGATGACGTCAATGCCGCGATCGCGTCGGACGACGAATTCCACGGCGTCGCCGTCATCGCCTCCGCCAATCCGGCCCTGCGCGCGGTGCTCGAGCAATTCACGCCAGTTCTGCGCCGAATGGAGAGGCTGCGATTCTCGTCATGGCGCGGGCGTGATTCCGTGGCTTTGCATGACCGCATCATCACGCTCTGCGAGACCGGTGACGCGGAGGCGGCGGCCACGGCCGCCCGGGACAACTGGCTCAGTCTCGACGAGGCCTTCGACCTCGACCCGGCCCCGGGTTCGGCCGACTGA
- a CDS encoding helix-turn-helix transcriptional regulator gives MAPRTLHRLFEHEPHTVTEYIRLQRLEAAHRDLVDPMLSHLSIARVAAHWQFGSQAHFTRAFQARFGAAPSTVRTTSRSSDSPRSGS, from the coding sequence ATGGCCCCACGCACCCTGCACCGGCTCTTCGAGCACGAGCCGCACACAGTGACCGAGTACATCCGGCTGCAACGGCTGGAGGCGGCCCACCGCGATCTGGTTGATCCGATGTTGAGCCATCTGAGTATCGCGCGGGTGGCCGCCCACTGGCAGTTCGGCAGCCAGGCCCATTTCACCCGGGCTTTCCAGGCCCGGTTCGGGGCCGCACCCTCGACAGTCCGGACGACGTCCCGCTCGTCCGACTCACCGCGGTCGGGATCCTGA
- the wrbA gene encoding NAD(P)H:quinone oxidoreductase, producing the protein MSDPVKLAIIYYSSTGTGTAIVDEMSKAAQNAGAEVRVRKAAELAPQAAIDANPIWAAHHTNTAGVPAPTLDDVAWADALIFGSPTRFGNLAAQLKQFLDTLSPLWMSGALADKVYSGFTSTGTRHGGHESTLLAMNNSFIHFGGIIVPPGYTDPVKFVDGNPYGTSHHAEFGPDLGSISEDTRNAARHQAERVVRIAGALKRGIAA; encoded by the coding sequence ATGTCCGACCCCGTCAAGCTCGCCATCATCTACTACTCCTCGACCGGCACCGGGACGGCGATCGTCGACGAGATGTCGAAGGCGGCCCAGAACGCCGGCGCCGAGGTCCGGGTCCGTAAGGCGGCCGAGCTGGCGCCCCAGGCGGCCATCGACGCGAACCCGATCTGGGCGGCCCACCACACGAACACCGCCGGCGTCCCAGCCCCGACGCTCGACGACGTCGCCTGGGCCGACGCTCTGATCTTCGGCTCGCCCACCCGTTTCGGCAACCTGGCCGCGCAGCTCAAGCAATTCCTCGACACCCTGTCCCCGCTGTGGATGTCGGGTGCGCTGGCCGACAAGGTCTACAGCGGATTCACGTCGACCGGCACCCGGCACGGCGGGCACGAGTCCACGTTGCTCGCCATGAACAACAGCTTCATCCACTTCGGCGGCATCATCGTGCCGCCGGGGTACACCGACCCGGTCAAGTTCGTCGACGGCAACCCGTACGGCACCTCCCACCACGCCGAATTCGGGCCGGACCTGGGCTCGATCAGCGAGGACACCCGCAACGCGGCCCGCCACCAGGCCGAGCGCGTGGTCCGCATCGCGGGCGCGCTGAAGCGGGGAATCGCCGCCTGA
- a CDS encoding GntR family transcriptional regulator, with translation MSDASALPDRALRAICDAIVAGSLPPGTELTEVGLAACLGVGRNPVRQALVQLEQADLVRVEPGGYTMVSPADLHASRVAHSVIMAMHELATQEAGSRLTVADLDAMRRANAVFDQALRADDVDAAIAADDRFHGVVVTASGNAPLRTVLEQFDPTLSRVVRLRFASLSGRDSVLQHERIVELLAADDVDGAVAATRSHWQNLAVLLDVLGSGPALA, from the coding sequence ATGTCGGATGCCTCGGCGCTACCAGATCGGGCCCTCCGCGCCATCTGCGACGCCATCGTGGCCGGCTCGCTCCCTCCAGGCACCGAGCTCACCGAGGTCGGCCTGGCCGCATGCCTGGGAGTCGGCCGGAATCCCGTCCGGCAGGCTCTGGTCCAGCTCGAGCAGGCGGACCTCGTCCGGGTCGAACCCGGTGGCTACACGATGGTCAGCCCGGCCGACCTGCACGCGAGCCGAGTGGCACATTCGGTGATCATGGCCATGCACGAGCTGGCGACCCAGGAGGCCGGCTCCCGGCTCACCGTCGCCGACCTGGACGCCATGCGCCGGGCCAACGCCGTCTTCGACCAGGCCCTGCGGGCCGACGACGTGGACGCCGCCATAGCCGCCGACGACCGCTTCCACGGTGTCGTGGTCACGGCCTCCGGCAATGCGCCCCTGCGTACGGTGCTCGAGCAGTTCGACCCGACCCTGAGCCGCGTTGTCCGGTTGCGGTTCGCTTCGCTGAGCGGCCGCGACTCGGTGCTCCAGCACGAGCGGATCGTCGAGTTGTTGGCGGCCGATGACGTCGACGGCGCGGTCGCCGCCACCCGCTCCCACTGGCAGAACCTGGCCGTCCTGCTGGACGTCCTGGGTTCCGGCCCGGCCCTGGCCTGA
- a CDS encoding SAM-dependent methyltransferase — translation MTDEEESEQRFADAVAAAQVIELWSTGAQALSLLAAAHEWGWIRFLATPRELDRLADFTGHSPERIVVAVDALQAHGVVRRDGTAVSLTPTFATLAADDAWLTLSDVLDSADLARRLVRGAVQGATAPLTGPDALIAARTAGGRPTPVTSALVERLLQDLPEWHETLPRGCLLDVGCGVATTTLTLAHLFPRLRATAVEVVPEVAVEARRRASRLQVADRVEVRCLDARDLTGDAAFDSACWAQSFFPEPVRAATLAVIRRALRPGGWLVLEEEDADRQDLDQRSGTLRRLVREQEHPALNRSAEELAAEAEAAGFTLHRVASTRFGRFVLLRRPV, via the coding sequence ATGACCGACGAAGAAGAGTCCGAACAGCGATTCGCCGACGCGGTCGCGGCCGCCCAGGTGATCGAGCTGTGGTCGACCGGCGCGCAAGCACTCAGTCTGCTCGCCGCGGCCCACGAATGGGGTTGGATCCGGTTCCTGGCCACGCCCCGCGAGCTCGACCGGCTGGCCGACTTCACCGGGCACTCTCCCGAGCGGATCGTCGTCGCCGTGGACGCGTTGCAGGCTCACGGGGTCGTCCGCCGCGATGGTACGGCGGTAAGCCTGACCCCCACCTTCGCGACGCTGGCGGCCGACGACGCCTGGCTCACCCTGAGCGACGTGCTGGACAGCGCCGACCTGGCCCGCCGCCTCGTCCGGGGCGCCGTCCAGGGCGCGACGGCTCCCCTGACGGGGCCCGACGCCCTGATCGCCGCCCGGACAGCCGGCGGCCGGCCCACCCCGGTCACCTCGGCCCTGGTCGAGCGGCTGCTCCAGGATCTCCCCGAGTGGCACGAGACCCTGCCGCGCGGATGCCTGCTCGATGTGGGCTGCGGCGTCGCCACCACCACGCTGACTCTCGCTCACCTGTTTCCCCGCCTCCGCGCCACCGCGGTCGAAGTCGTGCCCGAGGTCGCGGTCGAGGCGAGACGCCGCGCCAGCCGGCTCCAGGTCGCCGACCGGGTCGAGGTGCGATGCCTGGACGCCCGGGACCTCACCGGCGACGCCGCGTTCGACAGCGCCTGCTGGGCTCAGTCGTTCTTCCCGGAGCCGGTGCGCGCGGCGACCCTGGCTGTGATCCGGCGCGCCCTGCGGCCGGGTGGGTGGCTGGTCCTGGAGGAGGAGGACGCCGACCGGCAGGACCTGGACCAGCGTTCCGGCACGCTCCGGCGGCTCGTCCGGGAGCAGGAGCACCCCGCGCTCAACCGCAGCGCGGAAGAACTGGCCGCCGAGGCCGAGGCCGCCGGCTTCACACTGCACCGGGTGGCCTCGACCCGTTTCGGTCGTTTCGTGCTACTGCGCCGGCCGGTGTGA
- a CDS encoding DUF4232 domain-containing protein has product MAPTIKRATGVVTALAGIVMMQGCVAGEHAPSASTSERPALTASQPASPAWSSPAAVRACANDDMSVVVTLQPDQSDGQARGLITLTNRSTFTCRVEGRAAISLVNPADEVVDVPTRNVDQPGRSVPALLRPGGSAFEGIKWRPCDKGSVTCGVGNTLRFNLQAGTDGPVAVLSGFPAPEATAITMASLQVGTLQPARQGVVAW; this is encoded by the coding sequence GTGGCACCGACGATCAAGCGAGCGACCGGCGTCGTGACCGCCTTGGCAGGCATTGTCATGATGCAGGGCTGCGTGGCCGGCGAGCATGCGCCGAGCGCATCCACCAGCGAGCGGCCGGCCCTGACCGCGTCGCAACCCGCGTCGCCCGCTTGGTCGTCGCCCGCGGCCGTACGCGCCTGCGCCAACGACGACATGTCGGTCGTGGTGACCCTGCAGCCGGACCAGTCGGACGGACAGGCCCGCGGGCTGATCACCTTGACGAACCGGTCCACGTTCACCTGCCGGGTCGAGGGCCGCGCCGCCATCTCACTGGTCAATCCGGCCGACGAGGTGGTCGACGTGCCCACCCGGAACGTCGACCAGCCCGGCCGCTCGGTGCCCGCGCTGCTGCGGCCGGGTGGATCCGCGTTCGAGGGCATCAAGTGGCGTCCCTGCGACAAGGGCTCGGTCACGTGTGGCGTCGGCAACACCCTCCGCTTCAACCTGCAGGCCGGCACTGATGGTCCGGTAGCAGTCCTGTCCGGTTTCCCGGCTCCCGAGGCGACTGCCATCACCATGGCGTCTCTTCAAGTCGGAACGCTGCAGCCGGCCCGTCAGGGCGTCGTCGCCTGGTGA
- a CDS encoding helix-turn-helix transcriptional regulator — MAMVRVQVRTADALAAEGLSSYLRQHPDITVLTDDVAEVPDVLLVETDRLTFGIISMLRHFTATVDRPVVLVVSEIDESQLMVLVENRVAAIIPRAAVGRERLVHSVLAAADGGGVMPARLMGELLHHFRRMQREVLQPNGLTLSGLTAREVEVLRLMADGLDTNEIAEKMRYSVRTVKTIIYGVMDRYQLRNRSHVVAYAVRAGVI; from the coding sequence GTGGCGATGGTGCGCGTGCAGGTGCGGACGGCCGACGCGCTCGCGGCCGAAGGGCTGTCGAGCTACCTCAGGCAGCACCCGGACATCACCGTGCTCACCGACGATGTCGCCGAGGTTCCGGACGTGCTGCTGGTGGAGACGGACCGCCTCACCTTCGGCATCATCTCGATGCTGCGTCACTTCACGGCGACCGTCGACCGCCCGGTCGTGCTGGTCGTCTCCGAGATCGACGAGTCGCAGCTGATGGTGCTGGTCGAGAACCGCGTGGCCGCCATCATCCCGCGCGCGGCAGTCGGACGCGAGCGTCTCGTGCACAGCGTGCTGGCCGCCGCCGACGGCGGCGGGGTGATGCCCGCTCGCCTGATGGGCGAGCTGCTGCATCATTTCCGCCGGATGCAGCGGGAGGTCCTGCAGCCCAACGGTCTCACGCTGTCCGGGCTGACCGCGCGGGAGGTCGAGGTGCTGCGGCTGATGGCCGACGGCCTGGACACCAACGAGATCGCGGAGAAGATGCGCTACTCCGTCCGCACCGTCAAGACGATCATCTACGGCGTCATGGACCGGTACCAGCTACGTAACCGATCGCATGTCGTGGCCTACGCGGTGCGGGCCGGCGTCATCTGA
- a CDS encoding MarR family winged helix-turn-helix transcriptional regulator, whose translation MSRPERLNERELRAWRGFLIMQEDIRRHMNRHLVGEAGISLADFSILSVLRLTPDRPMRVFELIDTLRWEKTRIIHQISRMVRRGLVERQAAADDARGTNIALTAEGRAVIDQALPLHVLHVRRLFFDVLTPDQLDTLAAMSETVLDNLRDEPFDE comes from the coding sequence GTGAGCAGACCGGAGAGGCTGAACGAGCGCGAGCTGCGGGCCTGGCGTGGCTTCCTGATCATGCAGGAGGACATACGGCGCCACATGAACCGCCACTTGGTGGGGGAGGCCGGGATCTCGCTGGCCGACTTCTCGATCCTCAGCGTTCTGCGCCTCACCCCGGACCGGCCGATGCGGGTGTTCGAGCTGATCGACACGCTCCGGTGGGAGAAAACCCGGATCATTCACCAGATCTCGCGCATGGTCCGACGCGGTTTGGTCGAGCGGCAGGCTGCAGCCGACGACGCCCGCGGCACCAATATCGCGCTGACGGCCGAGGGTCGGGCCGTGATCGATCAGGCGCTCCCGTTGCATGTGCTTCACGTGCGGCGGTTGTTCTTCGACGTCCTCACACCCGACCAGTTGGACACCCTGGCTGCGATGTCGGAGACGGTACTCGACAATCTGCGGGACGAGCCCTTCGACGAGTGA
- a CDS encoding GNAT family N-acetyltransferase, translating to MMTSSDPLTQPVWASLTSGHATLAEVCGLAAGYPTEVADLHAVADPLDRRAWADLAVLAGPATAITVPGGPDLPGRGWTVHRRRSAIQLTGPRIRVCADPRVVTLTNDDLADMHALAQRAGTKRLWTRCLALGHHLGVRRRGRLIAMAGERLRPTGWAEISAVHVDPAFAGRGWEAGIVAALAHAIEQRGERPFLHVLASDAVRVRRFGALGFTDRRPITFHSYRRVTSRRL from the coding sequence ATGATGACCAGTTCCGATCCATTGACGCAGCCGGTATGGGCCTCGCTCACCAGCGGGCACGCCACTCTGGCTGAGGTGTGCGGGCTGGCCGCGGGGTATCCGACCGAGGTCGCCGACCTGCACGCTGTGGCGGACCCGCTCGACCGCCGGGCGTGGGCCGACCTGGCCGTGCTGGCCGGCCCGGCCACGGCGATCACCGTCCCAGGCGGGCCGGATCTGCCGGGCCGGGGCTGGACCGTGCATCGGCGCCGCTCCGCCATCCAGCTCACCGGGCCGCGGATCCGTGTCTGCGCCGACCCGCGCGTGGTTACGCTGACCAACGACGATCTGGCCGACATGCACGCACTGGCGCAGCGGGCCGGCACCAAACGGCTGTGGACCCGCTGCCTCGCCCTCGGACACCATCTGGGGGTGCGCCGCCGCGGCCGGCTCATCGCCATGGCCGGTGAGCGGTTGAGGCCGACGGGGTGGGCCGAGATCAGCGCCGTCCACGTCGATCCCGCCTTCGCCGGCCGCGGGTGGGAGGCCGGGATCGTGGCGGCGCTGGCTCACGCCATCGAGCAGCGTGGTGAACGGCCCTTCCTGCACGTCCTGGCGTCCGACGCCGTTCGCGTCCGCCGCTTCGGGGCTCTGGGTTTCACCGACCGGCGCCCGATCACCTTCCACTCCTACCGGAGGGTCACCTCGCGCCGCCTATGA
- a CDS encoding cupin domain-containing protein, translating to MSLTIPEGTIEARDARGGGLYVPAGDGVTKWFSGDVYTVRLQSAQTAGSVGIVEASVPPGGGPVPHTHAEQDETFYLLSGELEFLNGEETFTAVTGDIVHIPRMVKHRFKNVGLHTTRLLFIYTPAGAEGLFLEGGDEPTPGVQVDNWGPERFDDRILGLFQKYGVEAV from the coding sequence GTGAGTCTCACGATCCCTGAAGGCACGATCGAGGCCCGGGACGCCCGTGGCGGCGGGCTCTACGTGCCGGCCGGCGACGGCGTCACCAAATGGTTCTCCGGCGACGTCTACACCGTTCGCCTGCAGTCGGCCCAGACCGCGGGTTCCGTCGGGATCGTGGAGGCCAGCGTGCCGCCGGGCGGGGGCCCGGTGCCGCACACCCACGCCGAGCAGGACGAAACCTTCTATCTGCTCTCGGGTGAGCTCGAGTTCCTCAACGGCGAGGAGACCTTCACCGCGGTGACCGGCGACATCGTCCACATCCCGCGGATGGTCAAGCACCGGTTCAAGAACGTCGGCCTGCACACTACCCGGCTGCTGTTCATCTATACGCCGGCCGGCGCCGAGGGCCTCTTCCTCGAGGGCGGGGACGAACCCACGCCGGGTGTGCAGGTCGACAACTGGGGGCCCGAGCGTTTCGACGACCGCATCCTCGGGCTGTTCCAGAAGTACGGCGTGGAAGCGGTCTGA
- a CDS encoding AAA family ATPase — translation MDELFGREVELARIARFMQSVRDGGDVRFVHGEPGVGKSALLAAGARLAEEAGLRVLRAAGSEFEADVSYSLLNQLLLPLHDDIQRLPPALRDALLVAVGFASGPAPSALLVGNAALSLLTTVARTIPVLLIVDDIQWVDRASAMVLGFVARRLPGSPVGVIASSRTGTTSFLDRQGLTEVTVEPLSHEAAERFVTAHHPAMTARDRQRLLDLAQGNPLALVELPATLAGTRSSRSDRADVVPLSDRLQDIFTARIDGLPDATRLLLLLATFEGSGEVRGLRDLADLADLAPAEREHLVRVDDERGRITFRHPLIQSAIVARSTHEERRHAHLAIAAARSGEPERRAWHLAAATAGPDEAVAEQLEEAARRVLPRDSAAAIAILVRAADLSATAEHRARRLAEAAYIGAEAGGVGDAGTLLADATATSPGSAGSLHAAGAAALLLINGDGDVQTAHRLLAGAIETGGHCWRADDPALDEAMQTLLLLSWYAGTPEHWAVFHRAMARFTPAPPDILAVMSRTFPDPVRTGTAALPDLEALIATLPDETDPTRVMRIGTASAYVDRLGENREHSWRLVHQGREGGPPRRRLGALMHLCLDDYLTGRWDEGEELAAEAERACAAAGLPFLRWYFLFNRALIAAGRGRSDEAFKLADEITHWALPRGVAGAATIAHLPRALAAAAEGDFEAAFLHASEISPAGALAPYAPIATWAMFDLVEAALRTGRVDAARIHAEAIRTAQVAALSPRLRLIQHGVDALVLDSEDAELRLEQTLREPGSTRWLFESSRIRLAVGEKLRRRKDFPRALDHLLAARTGFTAVGAEPWLARTTVELRAAGYRPALAQPSVAGLTAQELEIAELAAAGLTNKQIAERLYLSHRTVGAHLYRIFPKLGISSRAGLRDALSAQGGQLPR, via the coding sequence ATGGACGAACTCTTCGGTCGCGAGGTGGAACTGGCCCGTATCGCTCGTTTCATGCAATCGGTGCGCGACGGCGGTGACGTCCGGTTCGTCCACGGCGAGCCCGGCGTCGGCAAATCGGCGCTGCTGGCGGCGGGCGCCCGGCTGGCCGAGGAGGCGGGCCTGCGGGTCCTGCGGGCGGCCGGCTCCGAGTTCGAGGCGGACGTCAGCTATTCGCTGCTCAACCAGCTACTGCTGCCGTTGCACGACGACATCCAGCGGCTCCCTCCGGCGCTGCGGGACGCCCTGCTGGTCGCCGTAGGCTTCGCGTCCGGTCCAGCTCCCAGCGCGCTGCTGGTCGGCAACGCCGCACTGTCACTGCTGACCACGGTCGCACGGACCATACCGGTGCTGTTGATCGTGGATGACATCCAATGGGTCGACCGGGCCAGCGCGATGGTTCTCGGCTTCGTGGCCCGCCGCCTGCCGGGGTCGCCGGTGGGCGTCATAGCCTCCTCGCGCACAGGTACCACCAGCTTCCTCGACCGCCAGGGGCTCACCGAGGTGACGGTCGAGCCGCTGTCCCACGAGGCCGCCGAACGATTCGTGACGGCCCACCACCCGGCGATGACCGCCCGCGACCGGCAGCGCCTGCTCGACCTGGCCCAAGGCAATCCGCTGGCCCTGGTCGAGCTACCGGCCACCCTCGCCGGCACCCGCAGCAGCCGTTCCGACCGGGCCGACGTGGTGCCGCTCAGCGACCGCCTGCAGGACATCTTCACCGCCCGGATCGACGGCCTGCCCGATGCCACCCGCCTGCTGCTCCTGCTGGCCACCTTCGAGGGCAGCGGCGAGGTGCGGGGGCTGCGCGACCTGGCCGACCTGGCCGACCTGGCCCCGGCCGAGCGGGAGCATCTGGTGCGGGTGGACGACGAGCGGGGACGCATCACGTTCCGTCATCCGCTGATCCAGTCGGCCATCGTCGCCCGCTCCACCCACGAGGAGCGTCGCCACGCCCACCTCGCGATCGCCGCCGCCCGGTCCGGTGAACCGGAACGCCGCGCCTGGCACCTGGCGGCAGCCACCGCGGGCCCGGACGAGGCGGTCGCCGAGCAGCTCGAGGAGGCCGCGCGGCGGGTCCTGCCCCGCGATTCCGCGGCCGCCATCGCCATCCTCGTCCGCGCGGCCGACCTGAGCGCCACGGCCGAGCACCGGGCCCGGCGGCTGGCCGAGGCGGCGTACATCGGGGCCGAGGCCGGCGGCGTGGGTGATGCCGGCACGCTGCTGGCCGACGCGACCGCCACGAGTCCCGGCTCGGCCGGCTCGCTGCACGCCGCGGGAGCCGCCGCGCTCCTGCTGATCAACGGTGACGGGGACGTGCAGACCGCCCATCGCCTGCTGGCCGGCGCGATCGAGACCGGCGGTCACTGCTGGCGGGCCGATGACCCGGCTCTCGACGAGGCGATGCAGACGCTGCTGCTGCTTTCGTGGTACGCGGGCACGCCGGAGCATTGGGCCGTGTTCCACCGGGCCATGGCCCGGTTCACCCCGGCCCCACCCGACATCCTGGCCGTGATGAGCCGGACGTTCCCCGACCCGGTCCGCACCGGCACCGCAGCCCTGCCCGACCTCGAAGCGCTGATCGCCACCCTGCCCGACGAGACGGACCCCACGCGGGTCATGCGGATCGGCACGGCCTCGGCCTACGTCGACCGGCTCGGCGAGAACCGGGAACACTCGTGGCGCCTGGTGCACCAGGGCCGCGAAGGTGGTCCGCCCCGCCGGCGCCTCGGTGCGCTCATGCATCTGTGCCTGGACGACTACCTCACCGGGCGGTGGGACGAGGGCGAGGAGCTGGCCGCGGAGGCCGAACGAGCCTGCGCCGCCGCCGGGCTCCCGTTCCTGAGGTGGTACTTCCTGTTCAACCGGGCGCTCATCGCGGCCGGGCGGGGCCGGTCCGACGAGGCGTTCAAGCTGGCCGACGAGATCACCCACTGGGCGCTGCCGCGGGGCGTCGCCGGAGCCGCCACCATCGCCCATCTTCCCCGCGCGCTGGCCGCCGCGGCCGAGGGCGACTTCGAGGCCGCCTTCCTGCACGCGAGCGAGATCAGCCCGGCCGGAGCGCTCGCCCCGTACGCCCCGATCGCCACGTGGGCGATGTTCGACCTGGTGGAGGCGGCCCTTCGGACCGGCCGGGTGGACGCCGCCCGGATCCACGCCGAAGCCATCCGGACCGCTCAGGTTGCCGCGCTGTCACCGCGTCTGCGGCTGATCCAACACGGCGTGGATGCGCTCGTGCTGGACAGCGAGGACGCCGAACTGCGGCTGGAGCAGACCCTCCGGGAGCCGGGCAGCACGCGCTGGCTGTTCGAGTCGTCCCGGATCCGGCTGGCCGTGGGTGAGAAACTGCGCCGGCGCAAGGACTTCCCGCGGGCGCTGGACCATCTGCTGGCCGCCCGAACCGGTTTCACGGCCGTCGGGGCCGAACCGTGGCTGGCCCGCACCACCGTTGAACTGCGGGCCGCCGGCTACCGCCCGGCGCTCGCCCAACCGTCGGTGGCCGGGCTGACCGCTCAGGAACTCGAAATCGCCGAGCTGGCGGCGGCCGGGCTGACCAACAAGCAGATCGCCGAACGGCTCTACCTGTCGCACCGGACGGTCGGCGCCCATCTGTACCGGATCTTCCCGAAGCTCGGCATCTCGTCGCGGGCCGGACTGCGGGATGCCTTGTCGGCCCAGGGCGGGCAACTTCCGCGTTGA